TGTACAATAATTTACAATGTAAAAAGTTTCACATACTCTATTTGGAAGAAGGATAAAGAAACATGAAAAAACATTGGAGAGGTTGCTTGTTCAGCATATTTTCCATAATCTTGGCACTGTCGGTAACAGGATGTACATCACCCGCCACTTCTAGTCCTACTAGCGCATCATCGTCCTCAGCTAACAACGCTCATGCAGTTATTCAGAAAAGCCCGCACTGGTCCTACGAAGGGGATGAAGGACCGGAGCATTGGGGGGAGCTGGAAAAGGATTTTGTCGCTTGTGGTAACGGTCAGGAGCAATCTCCCATCAACATAGAGCATTCCCATCTGGAAGCTTCGCATACGCAGCAGCCGTTGCAGGTTCATTATTCAACCACTAAAGTATCCATACTAAATAATGGACATACCGTACAAGTCAATGTGGCTAGTCCCAGCAATAATATTGTCGTGGACGGCGCTACATTCACCTTAAAGCAGTTCCATTTTCATCATCCAAGTGAACACCAAATAGACGGTAAAAATGCTGAAATGGAGCTTCATTTTGTTCATCAAAGCGACAACGGAAGCACAGCTGTCTTAGGGGTTCTTATACAAAGTGGCAAAGAAAACAAGGCCTTCAACCGCATCTGGTCCAAACTGCCAAAAGGTATCTCTCAAGAAGCGAACTTGGAGGGAGAAATAAATCTTGCCTCGCTGCTGCCAAAAGACCTGCACTCCGTTCGCTACAACGGATCACTGACTACCCCGCCATGTACAGAACATGTGAATTGGACGGTATTGGAACAGCCTATTGAAATGTCGGCAGACCAAATCAATCAGTTTGCTGCCATTTTTCCCGACAACCATCGACCTGTACAACAGCTGGGAACCCGTGAGCTGAAGACCGATAAATAATAAAATATGTCTGGACCAAAGTCTTCAGGCCAGTAGTAATACTGACCATCTTCATCACAGCGTCAGGAATCTTCACGATCAGATCAAGAGACACAGCCCCCCCTCTTTCGGGTAGTTTCACTGTGTCTATCCCACCGGTTGCCTTGTCACTCACTATAATATAAACGGGAATATAGTAGAAATTATGTGCCGATAACTAACACTCTCTAAATGAGAGCCACATACTTTATACTAACTATTTATAGTAAAGGAGTTGGCAAGATGTCTGTTAAAAGAGTTAGCCGCCGGACTAAAAAAGTTGTCCCTCCAATTCTTAGATATCGAACTAAACGTCAAACTAAATTTAGAGTTACTCAAGTACGTAACGGGAGTTTTGAAAATAGTTCCTTTTCGCCATGGCGTCCTGTAGGTAATGTATCTCTCTCGCGCGTTCGCCCTCATACAGGCAGGGCAAATGCCCGCTATTCGGTTCTGCCAGGTCAAAGTGCATCATTAACTCAAACTCTTTCTCTAAGTCCCTTTCGTTCATATCGATTAACATTTTTTGCTGAATCACCAAGTTCCACTGGTATCCTCCGGGTTAGACTTCTAGGTAGCACATTTTCAGGTGGAGTACTAAACCTCATAAGTATTCCTTCAGGAAGATACCAAAGTTATAGTTTGACTATTCCAGCAGCTTCTTTATTAGGCCGTTCAGTCTTTAATTTAGAATTCCAAGTTACTGGTACAGGAACAGGTTCCCAGCTGTCAGTATTAAATCTTGATACTGTTTCTATGGTTTCTATATAATAAACCAAATATAAAGGCCGCCTTATATATAATACAAACAAGAAGCCTCCTCATTCATCTCATAGAGGAGGCTTCTTGTTATTAAAGTTGCTGTCTACTGATCATCGTTATAATCGCACCAGTTGCTCCACCTTCACCGGCAGACCTGTGCGCATAGAACGGTTGGCAGCGATGCCTGTTAAAATGGACCATGCGCCATCAATATGAGAGGCCGCACGATGAAACCGATCCTCTGCCGGCTTATCGAAAATATCCCGCAGCATGACCGGATCTCCTCCGCCATGTCCCCCCACGCCTTCCTCTACTTCGACCTCGTAAGGTGCTGCAAAGTGAGGATAGATCGTGATAGTTTTCTCTTTTAGCGCCCCCTCATCTGCCTTGCTGCCACCGGAATTAACATAGGATTGCTCGGACACCCGAACTTCCATCCGTCCCTTGGTGCCGTTAAATACAATGATAAAGCCCTCCCATGGCATATAAGCGTTCAGTGAATAGTTCATTACCGTTTTATTCTGATACTTCACCATGACACTGAGCGTATCCTCAATACTGATATTGTCGCCAAATACGCTTTGGTCCCGCACATATCCATCCTCATGCTCCGCATCCAGATACATACTTTTTAGATGCTCGTTACGATCCAGGTGTAAGGCAAAAGGGTCATTCTCCGCCGCCTTGCTGCCGTAAGCCCGTTGATAGAACTCCGTCACGCCACGCTGCTCCGCATTCTCCCGGCCGTAAAATTTCAAATCACCCAGCGCATACACTGTCTCCGGCTTCGAGCCAAGCCAGAAGTTCATCAGATCAAAATGATGGGTTGATTTGTGCACCAGCAGACCGCCGCTATTGCGCTTGTCCCGGTGCCAGCGGCGGAAATAATCCGCGCCATGCTGGGTATTCAGCAGCCATTCAAAATTGACTGATAAGATGTCACCCAGTGTCCCGTCCATGATAACCTCACGGATTTTCGTATTATGCGGGGCATAGCGATAGTTAAAGGTGACGCGCAGCTTCCGTCCCGTGCGTTCTATGGCATCCAGAATGTCTTGGCATTTATCCTCGTCCACCGTCATCGGCTTCTCGGAAATGACATCACAGCCCAGCTCCATCGCCCGGATAATATACCGATGATGCACTCGGTCAATGGTGGTGACGATGACGATATCCGGCTTCACCTCCGCGATCATCCGATCAAATTCGTGAGCTTTATAGGTTGGAATCAGCTGGTGCTCGTATTTCTCTTGCAACAGCTGATTGGCATAGTCCATTCTCGTCTGGTTGACGTCACAGAACGCGACCAGCTCTGATGTATCTTTGAAAACGGTAACAACTTCACCGTAAAAAAATTCAGCTCTTCCTCCGGTGCCCACAAGCGCATATTTGATTTTAGCCAATTGGTTCACACCCTTTACATGAATTACTTCTATTTTATAGTATAAGAAAGAGCGAAATCTTCGCTTTTATTGTGAATTCGTCCAAAAAGTATGCATATATTATCCTCATGAATACTTTCATAAAGGAGCACGTCGTTATGATCGCCACACCCCTTTTTGCCATCGAGCAAGCGCTTCGGATGGTGCCGTTTAGCATGTCTGCTGACCATGTCCATCAAGCGCATGAAATCTATTATCTGCTGGCAGGAGAGCGTTACTACTACATTAATCAGCGTGTATACGCACTACAGAAGGGCGATCTGATCTGGATCAGCAAACATAATTTTCACCGTACGAGTAACAAAGGGAGCGGCAGCCATGAGCGAATCTTGATCAACTTTGATGAAGCGTTTGTAGGCTCGTCCGCGTCTGTCACTCCATCCGGCGATCAGAATCACCTGCTATTGCCTGAAAAAAGCTTTTTGCTTCGCCCCTCTGCAGCAGAACAACGTGAGCTGGAGCATTTGTTCCAGCAAATGCTGGATGAATACCATCAAGAGCATGCATACCGCCATATGTATCTTCAAAGCCTGTTGCTCCAGTTGCTGATCCGAATCCGCCGTATACAAGCGGCTGCTCCTGAGACCATAGCGCCGGAACGCAGCGAGCAGCAGCAGCGCGTGTACTCGGTGATTGAGTACCTGCATGCCCACTATGCCGAGAAGCTATCGTTGGAGCAACTGGCAGGACATTTTTATATTAGCAGCACCTATCTGTGCCGCATTTTCAAGCAGACCACAGGCTTTACGTTGGTCGAGTATCTTCAGGATGTACGGGTTCAGCAGGCTCGGGCGTATTTGAAGGAAACAAACTGGAAAGTGACCGCCATTGCTGAAAAGACGGGCTTTGACAGCATTGCTCACTTTGGCCGTGTATTCAAGCATTTCACCGGGCGTACTCCATTACAGTATCGGAAAGTACACAAAAAGGAGTAGGGAAAAGCCCCTACCCCTTGATACCTGTTAAGGTAATGCCCTCAATAATTTGCTTTTGGGCGATGATGTAGACGATGAGCACCGGGACGACGGAGATGGTGGTACCTGCCATCATCAGTGACCAATCGGCGGTATATAGTCCTTTGAAATTGTTGAGCAAAAGTGGAACTGTAAATTTCTCTGGTGTATTGAGATAGATCAGCGGATCAAGAAAGCTGTTCCAGGCACCCAAAAAAGTGAAAATCCCGATCGCCGCCAATGCCGGACGAATGAGTGGCAGAATGACACTCCAGTAAATGCGAATGTATCCCGCCCCGTCCATGACTGCTGCTTCCTCCAGATCGCGTGGAATTCCCATGACGAATTGACGGAGCAAAAACACCGCGAATGCATTAAACAAGGCTCCAGGTACAATCAGCGACCAATGCGTATCCAGCCAGCCGATACGATCCATCACCAAGTATAGCGGAATCATCGTTACCTGCTTAGGCACCATCATCGTAGCGAGGAACAAAATAAACAATATATCCGAACCCGGAAAACGGATTTTAGCAAAGGCATACGCTGCCATAGATGCGCTAATCAGCGTCGCTGTCACGATGATAAACGTAATGTAAAAGCTGTTCATGTACGCCTGCACGAAGGGCATGGCCTCCAGCGATGCCGGATAGTTGCTCCATACAAACGGATCGGGAATCCATTGTGGCGGAACGACAAAAATTTGAGAGATATCCTTTAAAGAACTGAGGATGGTCCATAGAAATGGAAAAAACATGATTAAAGAACCGACAGCGAGCAGCAATTGGCGCAGGAGCATCCTGCCTCTGCAACTAATCTCCATAGTGCACCCACCTCTTTTGCATTTTAAATTGCAGCAGTGTAAATATGAGAATAATCACGAACAAAATCATTGCCGCTGCCGCACTTTCTCCCATCGTGAAATCAATGAATGCCTGATCGTAAATGTGATACACAAGCGTATAGCTTGCTTTGGCTGGCCCGCCGTTTGTCATGACGAACGCCTGATCGAACACCTGAAAAGAGCTGATGACCATCATGATGGTGACAAAAAAGGTTGTTGGTGACAATAGCGGCAATGTGATATACCTTAGCTGCTGGAACTTGCTGGCCCCGTCAATTTCGGCTGCCTCGTAATAGCTTTTGGAGATGCCCTGAAGTCCTGCCAAAAAAATGACCATGTTGTATCCCAGTCCCAGCCATATGCTAAGTAGAGCAATCGACGGGATCACCCAATGCGTATCGGTAAGCCACATCGGGCCTGCAATGCCAATCGCTCGCAGCAAGTGGTTTAAAATGCCAAATTCACCATTCAGTATCCACATCCAGATGACCCCCACCGATACCGAACTGGTTACGACAGGCATGAAAAAAAACAAGCGATAGATTTCCCTACCCTTCACTTTATTGAGTACGATGGCTACGAGCAGAGCCAACACAATCCCCACCGGAATGACCAGCACCATATAGTACACCGTATTAATGAGCGCCTTCCAGAAATCAGGATCAGATAATTGACCTTTAAAATTGTCCAAGCCGACAAACAAAGGTACCCCAAAACCATCCCAATTGACAAAGCTTAAGTAAAACGCATACAGCAAGGGCAGCAGTGAAAAACATAACAGACCAAGAAACTGGGGGCCAATAAATAGATAGCCCCACAGCGCTTGATGCTTTTTCTGCATCTTGTCACCTTCCTCCCTGGTCACGGCCCATCCCGTGTTTACTTGACCGCCTTGGATATGATCTGGTTCAACTTCTCAATAGTTGTCGCAGCATCCTGCTTGCCCAGGAACATCAGGTCAATGGTTTCCGTGATATCGGAGTTCAACCCGGGCACCTGTGCATCATATGCCAATGCGGAACCATAAGCATGCCCTTTATCACGTCCCTCAGTCAGATAGCCCGAGTGCTCAATCGTCGCCTTTTTCATGATGCTCTCATCTGCGGCAGCAAGCGTACCCATGGCATTGCCACCTTCAACCAGCCGCGCCTCCTGCCCTTTCACAGAGACGTAGAAAGCTGCCAGCTTCATGGCCTCTTGCACATGCGGACTGTTTTTGTTGACAGCTACATATGCAACCGGGATGGCGACAGGCTCATTTTTACCAGTGTTGGAGGGCCAGTAGATATAATCAAAGTCGAGGCTTTTATTTTGGCTAAACAAGGGCTCCAGCCATCTTCCTGCCGCCAGCATGCCGACCTGATTGGACATGAACATGGCATCTGCCCCCTGCCCTTTTGGGAGTGAGCCAAGGTATACCGCATTTCCCTTTTTCACCATATCGTACATAAAAGCGAACGCTTCCTTGCCCTTTTCATTGTGGTCCAGCACATACTTGCCTTGTTCATCAAAGATCCGGCCACCATTCGACCACACCCATGAATACCAGTGAGCCCACCAGTTTTCCGCAATATAGCCCTGCTTTCCGGCGGCCTTCAGCTTGGATGTAACCTCCTCAAAGGCGTCCCAGTTCCACTTGCCCTCATCATAGTATTCCTGCGGTGTTTTCACACCTGCTTCCTTAAATACCTTTTTGTTGTAGTACATGACCATCGGGTTTGAGTCAGGAGTGACCCCATAGATTTCCCCATCACGCTTGGCCGGACCCCATAATCCTTCCGGAAAATCCTCGGCCTTCACGTCACTTGCCTCACTTTTTAAAAATTCACCCAAAGGCTGCACCTGTTTTGCTCCGATCAAACGCGCAATCGTCGACTCATATGAATAAAAGACATCCGGTCCGCGACTTCCCTGTAGCTGTGTCAACAGCTTTTGCTCATATTGGTCTCCCGGTACTGGTACCAGCTTAACTTCGATATTCGGATTCTCTTTTTCAAATGCATCCAGTGCCCGCTGATACACCTTCACCTCCGCAGGGTTACCCCAAACTTGCATCGTAAGCCGCACCTTTTGTCCATCTGTATTCTCTATTTTGGGAGAAGTGCTGCATGCCGTTGCAAGTAAAAACAGAATGCTGAGGGAAAATCCAATTTTTATCCAACTCATGTAATTGTCCACCTTAACCGCCTCCTGTAGCTTCGCATGGTTGTATATCACCCTTCTTTGAAGCGCTTACAAAACTTTCCCTATCATCATATGTAGAAGGAGAAAGCGCGATATCCCCATTTTCATTTTTATATAAATTTTTTTCTTTTGAGTGGCTCTGATATGACAGTAACCAAGAGAAAGACATCACGAGGACGTAAAGGTCTGCACAACAAAAAAAAAGAAGAATGCAGATCACCTGCTTCCTTCTTTTGTATTCCTTCAATTATGATTTCGTTTTCTATGACTTTATTAGCATCTTTTCAAAAGTGTTATAGCCATTTGTTTCGCCTATATAAGTATAGCCACATTGTTGGTAAAAACCGCTAAGCTTGTCATTGCCCGCAATACAATCCAGACGGATTCGATCCTTGCCTGCGAAGCGGATACCTTGCTCAATCCACTGCATAAGCTCACGGCCCAGTCCCTTCCCCGTGTTATCGCGATCTACAACCAAACGATGCAGATACACGGAGGTACCTCCCTCGGAATTCATCCCGTCTAATCCCCACAATCTACAATCCCAAGCACTGGGCTGCTGCTGCAAGATCACTGCGCCTGCCAAGCGATGATCGTCTGAGGTTCGGAAAATAACCACTTCTCCGCGTGAAATAGCACCACCCAGATTGTGATCATCTTCTCCTTTTAGTAATTTGCCCCATTGCGTGGAACCCTTGCTGTGCAGCCATCTGGCCGTCTTTAAAATTAACTCCTGAATCTCAGCCTGATCTTCATTACTTGCCTGATAAGCCACTAATCCTGGTTTGACGGATGGATCGACAATCGTCATTGATGTCATGCTGCACCTCAACTCTATTTTTTTATGTATAAAATATAGCATAAAAAAATAGAGTTTGATGCTCTAGCTATTAGCGTTCAGAATTTACCATTTTCAAGCATAGAGCTTCTTTGCCATTCTCTCCACATCATAAAGATCAAAAGGGGTATGCCGATGCAGGCCAGTACTGGGGTTAAGGGCAACCCAACCGGCTCATGGATTCTAGCGGAAATGACTTTGGCCAGCATCAACAACCCGCCTCCCCAAAGGATGGAGCCCAACAAGAGAAGCCGTGGACGCTTTCCTATCATACAGCGCATGAAATAAGGCACAATAAGCCCTATATATCCGATGGTACCACATGCCCACACCGTAATGGCGGTCAACACAATTGCGAAGGGAATGTACAGGGGTTTCAGCTGCTTGGGGAATGCGAAGACAGATCCTGCGACGAGAAGTGTAACCAAGGTAAGCCAAAACGTAAATGACCCTTCTCTTATTCCCCACCCTCCCACAGACATTGCCCACTCTTGCTGATTTTCTCCAAATAGCACAATAAATCCAGAGATTGAACGAAGGGCTACATCAATAATGAAACCAATCATGAATAAATGAATTCCCGCAGACCGTCCTCGAATGAAACGGATTCTATTTAATGTAAATACAATGAATCCCCCAAATACCGCCCCTGCAATACAAAGGGCCATACCACCAAGAGAGTCTATGTTCATTCCCAGTAAAAGGACAATACATAACCCCACCATTGCCCCAGGCATAAGTCCGGTTAAGGTGGGTGATGCAAATGGATTAGCTATTCGTAGTTGTAAAAGAGTGCCTGAAACGGCCAGACCTCCTCCGAGCAACAACATATCCAAGGCAAATGGCATACGAGTTTGGTATACAACTTCCTTCAATATGGGATCAGGATTGGAAGAAAACAACACTTCCCATAACTCTGCATAGCTGATAGGAAATATACCTGTGGTTAGCGATAGGAACAAACTAAAGATCAATAAAGCGAACCCTGTAACCAGGGTCAAAACTATTCTTTGTGGACGTGGTGGAACTGCGTTCGGTTCAGCAACGATCGTCCCACCTCCACATTCACTCCTATGTATTTCTTGTTCACTCATCAGATTTAAAAGGTCCCCTTTCCTCATTTCCCATAAAATATAAATAATACTATACTTTTATCGGTCATATATGGTGAAAAATGTAACCTTTCTAATCATTTCAACTGATGATATCCATATGAGGAAAGATGGAAGGGACGTGAATGAGGTGCCAAGCCGTAAACCTATTTTCTAAAGTATGAAAAGATGAAGAAGCATCGTATTAAAAAACGAGCTGACCTCCCGGTCAGCTCGTTTCAAATCCTGGTAAAGTGTGCTGCTCCATATTCACAATTTAATTCGTCTGTGCAGCAGGCACAATGCGGTACAATCCTGCAGTATCGCCAGTCGCGGGCCGTACCTCCTGAATGACCCAACCTAACGACAGCACCTGTTCCAGCCGATCATATTCGGCCTGCGTCAGTTCGGATGTGACAGCTTCGCTTCCTTCCTCCAGAGACAGCTCTGGCTCACCTCCAAGCGCCACGGCAATCCACGTACGAATGCCACGGATCGTATTATATTTGATCTGATACCCGTCTGTTACCGCGCTGACAAACACCTCCGGTTCATTGGCCGCCAGCCCGGTGGCAAGCTCCGCATAATCAAATTGTCCGTCCGTTGGCAGCTCATTTTGCTGCACCCGACGGATGAGTTCCTCAGGGGACCAGCCTAATGAACGTAAAGATTCCAGCATGAGCGCGTCCCACTGGGAAATACGTACTCTTTTCGTTGATTCAGTCATCGTTTTTTACCTCCTATAGGTTATGTACACGTACAACCAATCTTAACCTAACGGCTAACCGGGTACGCCACATAATGTCCGGGACTAATTTCTTTCAGCTCGCCAGCATCGTTGCTATCCTTGTCCCATACCCATGAACCGTCGGGTTGAGCCAAGCTATTCTGCCGCTCGCCGACCGCTCTCGGATCAGGCACAGGGATGGAGGAGAGCAGCGCCTGCGTATAGGGGTGAGCGGGCTGCTCATACAGTTCATCTGCGTCGGCTACCTCCACCAACCGTCCATGATACATCACGCCGATTCGATCCGAAATATGCCGCACCATCGACAAGTCGTGAGCGATGAACAGATACGTCAGTCCGAACTCCTGCTGGAGATCCTCCAGCGTGTTAATGACCTGCGCCTGGATGGACACATCCAGCGCCGAAATCGGTTCATCACAGACGATGAACTCGGGATTCACGGATAAGGCACGAGCGATGGAAATCCGCTGGCGTTGACCGCCGCTAAACTCGTGCGAATAGCGGTACAGGTGCTCTCGCTTCAGCCCTACCTTCTCCAGTAAAGCCACTACGGCATCCTTACGCTCACTGCCCTGATGCAATCTGTGAATATCCATCGGCTCACCAATCAGGTCAAGCACGTTCATACCCGGATTAAGCGAGGAATATGGGTCCTGAAAAATGCTCTGAATACGCCGACGTAGCGGCTTGAGCTGCTTGTCATTCAGCTTGGAAATATCCTGACCGTCAAAGCGTACCGTACCTTCCGTATAATCGTATAACCGTGTCAGGCAGCGTCCAACTGTCGATTTGCCACTACCGGACTCACCAACCAATCCGAACGTCTCGCCGCGCTTGATGTGGAAGCTTACGCCGTCAACCGCCTTGAGCACCTCGGAGCTGCGCCCTAACAAATCCTTTGCGGTCACAAAATGCTTCTTAAGCTGGTGTACCTCCACCAAGGGCTGATCCTCACCCGCCACATGGTTGGCCTCTCTCAACGCTTCATTCACCGTCATTCCCCTCCTCTGCACGACCCGCTTCGGACGTCTCGTAGACTCCGGCAGGCACGGCGTCCGGCTCGTTCAACCAGCAGGCTGCTCGCTGGTCAGAGCGCAACTCCACCATTGGCGGCCGCTCCACACAGCGGGCAAACGCATGCGGGCACCGTTCCATGAACGGACAGCCTGATGGCGGGTTCACCAGATCCGGGGGCGTGCCCTCAATCGGCACCAGCCGCTCACGGAAGCCGTTCGTACGCTGGGGTACAGAGCGCAGCAGACCCTGCGTATATGGATGCCCAGGACGATAGAAGATATCGTCCACACGCCCCTCCTCCATCACCATGCCTCCGTACATTACGATGACACGGCTGCACACCTGGGCGACGACGCCCAGATCATGGGTGATCAGGGCAATCGCCATATCGGATTGCTGCTTGAGCGTCTTGAGCAGCTCCAAGATTTGCGCCTGAATCGTCACATCCAGCGCTGTAGTCGGCTCATCTGCAATCAGCAGTTCCGGACTGCACGAGAGCGCCATTGCGATCATCACCCGCTGACGCATCCCTCCGCTGAATTGATGCGGGTATTGATTCATTCGACGCTCCGGTTCAGTAATACCTACCTGTCGCAGTAGCTCCACAGCTGCCTGCGTAGCTGCTTCCTTGCTCAATCCTCGATGCCTGCGAATCACCTCGACCAGGTGATAGCCTACTTTTTTGACCGGATTCAGCGAAGTCATCGGGTCCTGAAACACCATTGCGATTTGGTTACCGCGTATTTTACGCCATTGTTTTTCTGTCAGCGCGGTCAAACTTTCTCCACGGTAACGGATATCGCCGTTCAGCCGCTTGCCGGGTGGGGCAATCATCGACATGATCGCTTTCGCCGTAACGCTTTTGCCGCTACCGGATTCTCCTACAATTCCTACCGTTTCTCCAGCATCAATATGAAAGCTAACCCCTCGAACGGCCTGATTCTCCCCCCACGAGTGAAAAACGAGACCTCCAGCTGTTCGACAGACAGCAGATGTTCTGTCATTGTGTTTTCGCCCCTTCCTGTCGCTCCTGGAGCCATTGTTAATGGATCTATGCTGTAAATCACCGTTTTACTAATTTGGGCTCAAAGCCTACACGCAGTACATCTCCCAGTACATTAAAGCTCAACACGGTCAGTAAAATAAGCAATCCCGGAAACAATGCCATATATGGTGCCTGTGCAATATAACCTTGGGCATTATTCAGCATACTGCCCCACGTAGCGTTCGGCAGTTGAACACCAAAGCCGAGAAAGCTCAGTGATGATTCCATCATAATGGCTGAAGCGATATTGTTCGTCGCTCCTACGATAATGACTGGAATCAGATTGGGAACGATGTGCTTCAGGATAATGCCAAATGTACTTTGTCCTGAAGCCTTAGCGTATAGTACATACTCCCGTTCGCGCAGCGTCATCGTCTCTGCCCGCACCACCCGGGCGATATTCATCCACATGAGCAGGGCGATAATGACAATGATATTGCCAACGCCTGGCTTCAAAAACACACTAAGCAGCAATATAACTAGAAAAGACGGAATCGACATGATTAGCTCCAAAATCCGCATAAGCAGGTTGTCAATCCACCCGCCAAAATAGCCGCTCACAATGCCTACCACTGCACCA
This window of the Paenibacillus polymyxa genome carries:
- a CDS encoding iron chelate uptake ABC transporter family permease subunit, producing MSEQEIHRSECGGGTIVAEPNAVPPRPQRIVLTLVTGFALLIFSLFLSLTTGIFPISYAELWEVLFSSNPDPILKEVVYQTRMPFALDMLLLGGGLAVSGTLLQLRIANPFASPTLTGLMPGAMVGLCIVLLLGMNIDSLGGMALCIAGAVFGGFIVFTLNRIRFIRGRSAGIHLFMIGFIIDVALRSISGFIVLFGENQQEWAMSVGGWGIREGSFTFWLTLVTLLVAGSVFAFPKQLKPLYIPFAIVLTAITVWACGTIGYIGLIVPYFMRCMIGKRPRLLLLGSILWGGGLLMLAKVISARIHEPVGLPLTPVLACIGIPLLIFMMWREWQRSSMLENGKF
- a CDS encoding helix-turn-helix transcriptional regulator, which produces MIATPLFAIEQALRMVPFSMSADHVHQAHEIYYLLAGERYYYINQRVYALQKGDLIWISKHNFHRTSNKGSGSHERILINFDEAFVGSSASVTPSGDQNHLLLPEKSFLLRPSAAEQRELEHLFQQMLDEYHQEHAYRHMYLQSLLLQLLIRIRRIQAAAPETIAPERSEQQQRVYSVIEYLHAHYAEKLSLEQLAGHFYISSTYLCRIFKQTTGFTLVEYLQDVRVQQARAYLKETNWKVTAIAEKTGFDSIAHFGRVFKHFTGRTPLQYRKVHKKE
- a CDS encoding ABC transporter substrate-binding protein, with the translated sequence MDNYMSWIKIGFSLSILFLLATACSTSPKIENTDGQKVRLTMQVWGNPAEVKVYQRALDAFEKENPNIEVKLVPVPGDQYEQKLLTQLQGSRGPDVFYSYESTIARLIGAKQVQPLGEFLKSEASDVKAEDFPEGLWGPAKRDGEIYGVTPDSNPMVMYYNKKVFKEAGVKTPQEYYDEGKWNWDAFEEVTSKLKAAGKQGYIAENWWAHWYSWVWSNGGRIFDEQGKYVLDHNEKGKEAFAFMYDMVKKGNAVYLGSLPKGQGADAMFMSNQVGMLAAGRWLEPLFSQNKSLDFDYIYWPSNTGKNEPVAIPVAYVAVNKNSPHVQEAMKLAAFYVSVKGQEARLVEGGNAMGTLAAADESIMKKATIEHSGYLTEGRDKGHAYGSALAYDAQVPGLNSDITETIDLMFLGKQDAATTIEKLNQIISKAVK
- a CDS encoding ABC transporter ATP-binding protein encodes the protein MTVNEALREANHVAGEDQPLVEVHQLKKHFVTAKDLLGRSSEVLKAVDGVSFHIKRGETFGLVGESGSGKSTVGRCLTRLYDYTEGTVRFDGQDISKLNDKQLKPLRRRIQSIFQDPYSSLNPGMNVLDLIGEPMDIHRLHQGSERKDAVVALLEKVGLKREHLYRYSHEFSGGQRQRISIARALSVNPEFIVCDEPISALDVSIQAQVINTLEDLQQEFGLTYLFIAHDLSMVRHISDRIGVMYHGRLVEVADADELYEQPAHPYTQALLSSIPVPDPRAVGERQNSLAQPDGSWVWDKDSNDAGELKEISPGHYVAYPVSR
- a CDS encoding GNAT family N-acetyltransferase; protein product: MTSMTIVDPSVKPGLVAYQASNEDQAEIQELILKTARWLHSKGSTQWGKLLKGEDDHNLGGAISRGEVVIFRTSDDHRLAGAVILQQQPSAWDCRLWGLDGMNSEGGTSVYLHRLVVDRDNTGKGLGRELMQWIEQGIRFAGKDRIRLDCIAGNDKLSGFYQQCGYTYIGETNGYNTFEKMLIKS
- a CDS encoding carbohydrate ABC transporter permease, whose protein sequence is MEISCRGRMLLRQLLLAVGSLIMFFPFLWTILSSLKDISQIFVVPPQWIPDPFVWSNYPASLEAMPFVQAYMNSFYITFIIVTATLISASMAAYAFAKIRFPGSDILFILFLATMMVPKQVTMIPLYLVMDRIGWLDTHWSLIVPGALFNAFAVFLLRQFVMGIPRDLEEAAVMDGAGYIRIYWSVILPLIRPALAAIGIFTFLGAWNSFLDPLIYLNTPEKFTVPLLLNNFKGLYTADWSLMMAGTTISVVPVLIVYIIAQKQIIEGITLTGIKG
- a CDS encoding carbohydrate ABC transporter permease, with the protein product MQKKHQALWGYLFIGPQFLGLLCFSLLPLLYAFYLSFVNWDGFGVPLFVGLDNFKGQLSDPDFWKALINTVYYMVLVIPVGIVLALLVAIVLNKVKGREIYRLFFFMPVVTSSVSVGVIWMWILNGEFGILNHLLRAIGIAGPMWLTDTHWVIPSIALLSIWLGLGYNMVIFLAGLQGISKSYYEAAEIDGASKFQQLRYITLPLLSPTTFFVTIMMVISSFQVFDQAFVMTNGGPAKASYTLVYHIYDQAFIDFTMGESAAAAMILFVIILIFTLLQFKMQKRWVHYGD
- a CDS encoding carbonic anhydrase, producing the protein MKKHWRGCLFSIFSIILALSVTGCTSPATSSPTSASSSSANNAHAVIQKSPHWSYEGDEGPEHWGELEKDFVACGNGQEQSPINIEHSHLEASHTQQPLQVHYSTTKVSILNNGHTVQVNVASPSNNIVVDGATFTLKQFHFHHPSEHQIDGKNAEMELHFVHQSDNGSTAVLGVLIQSGKENKAFNRIWSKLPKGISQEANLEGEINLASLLPKDLHSVRYNGSLTTPPCTEHVNWTVLEQPIEMSADQINQFAAIFPDNHRPVQQLGTRELKTDK
- a CDS encoding Gfo/Idh/MocA family protein, whose protein sequence is MAKIKYALVGTGGRAEFFYGEVVTVFKDTSELVAFCDVNQTRMDYANQLLQEKYEHQLIPTYKAHEFDRMIAEVKPDIVIVTTIDRVHHRYIIRAMELGCDVISEKPMTVDEDKCQDILDAIERTGRKLRVTFNYRYAPHNTKIREVIMDGTLGDILSVNFEWLLNTQHGADYFRRWHRDKRNSGGLLVHKSTHHFDLMNFWLGSKPETVYALGDLKFYGRENAEQRGVTEFYQRAYGSKAAENDPFALHLDRNEHLKSMYLDAEHEDGYVRDQSVFGDNISIEDTLSVMVKYQNKTVMNYSLNAYMPWEGFIIVFNGTKGRMEVRVSEQSYVNSGGSKADEGALKEKTITIYPHFAAPYEVEVEEGVGGHGGGDPVMLRDIFDKPAEDRFHRAASHIDGAWSILTGIAANRSMRTGLPVKVEQLVRL